In the Saccharococcus thermophilus genome, TTCCGCCAATATAGATCGCCGTAAACACAAGAAAAACAAGAAAAAAACGCGGCACAAAAAAATAATCGATATATAAATCATTCTTTGGCCATAAATCGACAAAAATGCTTTCACTGACAAAGCACAAAATCGCAAGGAAAGGAAGCAGTGATTTTTTCACTTTGCTTCCTCCCTTCCTTGGAGCGTCTCATCAATTTTCCTTTTGACGATAATGACATCATCAATGTCATATAAATTGGCGAATGGCTTTACGTAAACGATTTTTGTAAGGCCATATTGATCCGGTTCTACTTTCGTCACTTCCCCAATAGGGAGATCTTTTGGGAAAATACCGCCAAGACCGGATGTCAGCACTTTTTGCTTTTTCTCCACTTTTGCATCAAAAGGAATTTCCTTCAACAATAATTCTCGCCGTTTTTCATCATACCCTTCGATTAAGCCAAAGACGTTTTCTTTCCCCTGCACGTACGCCGAGATGCGATTATTTTGGTCGAGCGCGCTTAATAGTTGAACGGTTGACGTGAATTGGGAAGCGTGCTGCACTTTGCCAACCAGTCCTTCCGGGGTAATTACTGCCATATCCTTTTTGACTCCTTGCTGCTCCCCTTTATTCACGATGATCGTTTCCTGCCAACGGTCTGGATTTCTTCCGATCACAGTAGCTTGGATTGGAATAAAATCGCGAAGGCTCTCTTTTTTATCCAGCAGAGCGCGCAATTTTTCATTTTCCTTTTTCAATGCTTGCACTTGGGCTTCCAACGTGACATATTCCTCAAGTCGTTCCTTGAGCAGCTTGTTTTCGTTATATGTATTTCTAATGT is a window encoding:
- the mreC gene encoding rod shape-determining protein MreC, which gives rise to MPQFFLNKRLILLLVSMIILVALIGFSLKDRKELTWPEQFLKDTTGLVQMFFHKPAQLVAGFFENINDIRNTYNENKLLKERLEEYVTLEAQVQALKKENEKLRALLDKKESLRDFIPIQATVIGRNPDRWQETIIVNKGEQQGVKKDMAVITPEGLVGKVQHASQFTSTVQLLSALDQNNRISAYVQGKENVFGLIEGYDEKRRELLLKEIPFDAKVEKKQKVLTSGLGGIFPKDLPIGEVTKVEPDQYGLTKIVYVKPFANLYDIDDVIIVKRKIDETLQGREEAK